The Populus alba chromosome 13, ASM523922v2, whole genome shotgun sequence genome contains the following window.
gaaaaaaatagaaacactcATGTTTCATACAGGCTTTACATGAAATCTTTTTAGCTTTTCGCTGGATTTGCTCAGGCCCCTAAATTTGACGATTTAGGTTTGTGGGAGGCCAGCATATATACTTTGTAATTTGAGAGCTGGGAATCGTTGTCTGGATTGTTCAACTTGACCACGTATATCCTCTATCTTGAATGTGATGTTTCCTCCTCGAATCAAGGAAATAAACTTCTGTTCGAAGATTACAGGAAATTTGCTGCCAAACTTGTTTGGGGTGTCTTCAACCATTTTGGCGGCAGATATTGCCTCCCATGAACAGAGATGAAAAattaccaaatattaaaaagcacAGAGAAAACCAAATACGTAGCTCATACAATGACCAAAAAGGCAAGAAAATAGATGTATTGTTGAAATATATAATGCTAACGGAAGTAAAATCTATGACACTAAGTTGAGTTACCAGGATTCTGGGACCAAATCATCCATAGTTCAAAATAACAATTGTTAAAGCATCTTGGCCGCTTCTAACTGTTATTCCCCCTTCAAAGAACACTAACTATCTTTAACATTTTCAATTTGCTCACAGCAAAACTAGATCTTAATTTCCACAATTCTCTATTGccttctttttctaaaaaaaattcgcACCAAAAGAGGCACATCTATGCAAACATCTCCTTTCtggcaaaaaaaggaaaaaaatcaacaatcacCTAATCAGTTGTTTATTTATGGTCACCAGAGCTCTTCATTGCTTCTCAATCCATCAATCCACAACTATCACCGCTTCCTTTTCAGCCACAtttgattctaatttttttcgcTGCCTTTTCCTTTAACTCATTCACAGCTTCTTCTTTGGCAGCCTTCTCTGCCTGTAAAATTGGCTCGTAATAATCGGCATGAGCTTCCATACATTTTGTCAAGGACCGAGTAACCTCATGGCACTTCTCCACAATATCCTCATTGCTATCTTCTGCCTCTTTAACGCAATCCTCCCATGCAACAAAAGCATCTTTGCACCCACCTCCCTTCATGTACACACAGAACCCGCACTctccttcctcttcctcttccactTCTTGACCTTCATCTCCATTGGCATCAGTGGGTTTCTTTGATTGATCTGATGCTTCAGGGGTTTCAGTGGCAACTGAAAAACCTGAAGAGGGCAGCGGAACGTTTGATGAGGTTGTGGATGGATTATGATTCTGGGAATTGCCAGGAATTGATGAGCTCGGCGATAAGTCGGATTTATTAGAATCATTTCTTGAAGAAGAGACACCTCCCATGGCTGCTTAAAACCTTGTGAAAACCCTTAGATAAGGCTCAGTAATTATCTAGtggatatttatttcttttctttcacaaGGTTTGGAGGAGGCACATTCACTCACAcagtgagaaaataaataaattctactaaactagaaaacaaaaactgaaCCCGCACAATCTCTTGTACCTAAATCTCCTCTGAAACCTGAGAAAAATTGCACaagttttcatcatcaaatcaaatctaaaccACTTAAAAGGCTCACAATTAAAAGGAATACGAGAAGATTCATAAGCATTTGTCTACATATTGCCTTGTTTACCAACAACATCATTCACTACAAGCTAAAACCTATCAAACAACTAAAACATATCACCACATCCAGAGAAAATTGCATCTCAAGAAAGATGCCAGGGTCTTGGAACTACACACTCATCATGTTTTAGGAACAAGAACCACATCTAACTCACttaaaattcaagtttataAGTTTAAATCCATTCACACACATGAAGAACATCGCCCAAGGGGGTAATGTAGATCATCAGAAATTCAAAAGATTCGGGAAGCTCAGCAATACAAGTATCGGAAAGCGATGATCTTTTCGGTAAATACTTTGTAGGAAAATTGCATCAAGCAATAATTGAAACCGGCAAAAATTTACACACAAACATACACATGCGGCACTAAAATAACAATCTACACTACCCAATTTTAGTTCAAACTGGTGGGGACTAAGCTTAAGCAGTGTCTTGGGTCTGCAAAACCCAGAAAACATGTCACATTCCAAGGTAAGAAAACATCAACAAATTTCAGAAGAACAAAACTTTAGTACAAGGAGCGGTACTAATTCCTCAAAAATGACAACCTGCAGCCAATATCAGGAAAACTGGTCTATAACCCATGTCAGTTAATCAAAGCAGAAGATTAGGTCGCATACTAACCGGCGGTGTTTCCCGGCAATTCGAAGTAGTGGAggaggtttagggtttttcgGTGGCGGTGAAAAAGGATTGTAATATTGTTAACTTCCTGGTGGCTTGCTATTAAAAACAAGCACGTGCTGAAATCATCGTGCACTGTGCACTGTTGAATTGGGATGTAGGTGGCAACAATCCGGTTAATGGGGGCATCTTGACAGtgtagttttaattattttttaaataatattttgtgttaaattatatgttaattttattttttttaaaattatttttaatattagcatattaaaataatttaaaaatattaaaaacatattaatttgaaataaataaaaaaataaaataaaaattaaattttttcaaaaaaattttaaattacaaaaacaaacaagtttttgGTCACCCTACTTTTACTTTTGTTTCACTTTcatcctttaattatttttttttaaaatttcacgtAAATGGTAGTACCTGGGAAAATGGAGCTGATGCTGGgaccttttctattttttaacgTCTCGACTCCAATTTTTGCAACGTCGTCTATTAGAGTGATAAAGTGAAGAGGGAACTTTTTATGGTTGTTAATGTGGCTCCTAGTCTTTCATACCTTAAACACATTTTTGCACCTCTATATCCTTTTCTTCCAAATCCTAAAACGACCCTAGGTTAAgtgcttgaaaatattttttccgattaaaaatgaattatttaaattttatttttccaaaaaaattaaaacattggaGCTCTTAGCTCTTCTAGAAAccaaactttcaaaaaaaaaaaaaaatccaccatAATATCCATTTCATGACTTAAACATGATTGCATTCTAATATTCAAGAGAAAAACtcgcaaaaaaaaagaaaaaagaaaacaaaaaaaatgagtacaaattttttaagaaaaatatataaggagaatgaaattcaaaaagaaaaagaaaaaaaaaaaggaatgatcccaaataaattgaatagtaattaaaagaatgagcattgaatttgaaagattaaaaaattataggaagTGAAACTACaaaagatttataatttaatagattaaaaaataataaaaggtgaaatcgaaaaaaataaatagagggCTAACATAAATagaatcaaactgaaaaaaaaaaactaaactaaaaaaaaatgataaaaacaaatagaaaaaacattaatttagaagaaaaaaagaagaagaagtaaaacCAGAAATCCTTTTAAACCTGgtttaatatctaaaaatcaTATCATGTTAAATCTTTAACtcgaatttaattaaaaagcttaattattaactaatttaattttaaacgataaaattaataaaaagaatattaataaaaatacatgtaaaagtATAACATCCCTTGCATAATCATAATACGAATACACAAGATAACTAGtagtatgaatttttttatcacaatccTGGGAGAAACTCATGTTCATCCGATAACACCTTCCTtaatcatcaacatatatatttatttccaaTTCAATATAAACACAAACGATTAAtactaatgaaataaataatcattGTCATTACTGCTTttacaagaataaaatattaactttaacaattcaacaagtttttttgttttattacaaTCTTTCAAAACTAACATGCTTATTGGAAAAAATGGAAATCCTACAGCTAGTTGGGAACTAATAAAATCCTAGacctaataaattaatatgcTAGTTAGTTTCAAGGAACACTTGAAGAACTTGTAAAAAACaagcatattttaaaataaaaataacaattataacatcatattataGCATAACAAAATCCACAAATCCCACGGTTTATTTCAACACTCCCTTGATCAACATGagatttttcacaattttacaTTCCTTGCCATAATATTTCCCACTACTAGCATTTAGTACTAATAATACATTACACGagccatgtttgtttttttcaaaaatattttgagaaaattaaaatttttttttatttttttttgtttcaaattaatattttttttaatattttcaaattattttaatgtgctgatattaaaaataatttttaaaaattaaaaaaaaatattattttaatgtattttcaagtgaaaatattttaaaaaaacaaccaaaatcaCACTTAGCACGCATAactaaaattcttttatttttaatttcattctagTGCTCTAATCAAAACCTTTGGGCCGTGTTTGATtgtaggaaagtgaattcctggaattcattttcctgctTTTCCAATGTTTGGCGACCACAAGAAAaaatagtcaaagaaaaatgaattcagtcaatgaaaaaattataacgtgggcaaaggaaagtgttttcctttatgaaagaaaggaaaacacttttcgtttttttcctttcataaagaCAGTGGTCAGAGGTGGGCTTAATTCTGagttttcatgcttttttttaattgttcatgataattgcattgttcaatgaacagtgcgaTTAATATGAACAGTGTATTGTGTACACTGTTcactaaaaaatagtgaacaatgTAGTTCTCTTGCATTGTTCACTTGCCTGCAggaaccttcttttttttttaagtgtgctattttttttaacatttaaaaaaaaaactagtttagagtgaattttataccttaatattttatccaattttattacatgctaaaaatattattaaaactataatttttatcgGATGTATtttcgtacgtaatgaaattataaatggtttcatggaaatagtaaaaaatatttcacaagcttatttctctgtaatatgatatgatatatatagttatattttataaaataagctatgtatgaatataggatataataataataaaaattcatcattatacattttagattttttttttattgtaagtgattaaatattatatatatatatatatatatatatatatatatatattagataaatttgaaaaaaatattaatttattaataaattattttccagttcatttttcataatacaaccaaacactggaaagtgttttccaattcattttccataacactaccaaacatcggaaaatactttcccggaattcactttaaaaaaaaaattcactttcctgcaaacaaacgaaCGGAGTCTTGGTTTTAACACGAAATAAATATATCCCCAAACTCTTGGCTCGCTCCTTTATTTATGAACTAAGACCAATAGCAATAATGGTGTATGCCCTTGACACCAAAAATTAGACATGAAATATCAGATTATCATTTCAAGACCCTTTTTAGTTACCCTGTCGATGTTCATCTTAATGAACAACAACCAGTCCTTAATTTCTCCAAGAAAATGGCTGGTACAATCCATTTAAAATCAAGTCCCCATTCTTTAAGTAACAATTTAGAGCCCCAAACCCATAGTCAACTCCCATGTATagtgttgttactcattttttgaCTTCCCGTTAAGAACCaagaaaagaaatccaaaaatataagatGATACACATCTTTTCTGCTTTGCTACTGCCTTGTTTCTGCTGTTAACTTCTCCTGTATTTCTGGGATTAGTACTTTTCCAATCGTTGTTTTGTCAATTTGATCCTCTGGCTTACCGGACAGCTTCTCCTGTATTTTAACGATGATAAAATTGGCCAgccctctctcttcaaaatgATTCGAACATGAGACTGCTAACTTTGCTAAGCTAGTAGCAACCCTAGCTTATATAAGATGGAATTTCTCACACAATCTGGGTTTGCTGGTGCAAGTCTGTGCAGGGAAGATGCATTTCTacccaaaaacaaagaaatatcgAAGCAATAGCTGCAACCAAATGCACAAGGCACAAAGCTATCCTAAATTGCAAATTCCTCATGCCTTGGGAACCTTGACTGTAAACTGATTATTCAAAATGTCCAAGCTACAAACCTGATGGAAGTTCTCAGTTGAGCAGTCTTGAAAAATTGTTTGCAGATGCCAGGCACCAACCTGCTGCGAAGTTGAGAATAGGATGACCAAGCAAAAGGTCCAGAATTTATTATCCATGATATAATATGAACACAATGATACAGGTCCATGTTAAGAAATCACAGTCTGGAGCTTATACACATTTTAAAACCTTTCAAGTTCGCACACATGTAAATCCGAAGAACTCCAGTCCAGCTACATACAAAGCAAAGCTAGACAAGGATTTAGTCGTTGATTAACACGCTCAGATGATGCTTCCCCATTACACCCACGTATCAAAAACATTCCTATCTCAAACTCATCACAGGCCATGGATTCACCCCAGCTGCTGGCAATAAGGGTCGTACAATAGGGACCCTTCTCACAACTGAAAATGTTTCATTTAGACGTGCTGCACGACTCATGAAATGTGACACCTTCTGCATTCATAGATCAGAAATGAGAATCAAAGTTGGATATGCACAAGCACACAACAATCTATTGACCTCAATGAAATACTGTTTGCAGTAGAAACATCTATTCATGTGCAAGAAATATAATACAACCACCACATGAAATAAGCTAAACAAACTTAAGGAACAGACCACATTACTCAAGTGCAAATGATCATGAAAACCCATTTATAGGATAGATGACCTGTGCTCTTCTGGTAAACAAAGAATAGCAGAAGAGGAAAATAGAGTAAGCATGCGCTTACAAACCAACAATTTTGCAACTTCAGGTGCATAACTCAATTATTGTGCGCATAAACAGGAATTAATCCTTCAATTAAAAGTTTGTGATGAAGATACATAGTAAGAGGCGAAATGTGGGATTTAACTGCTGTATCTCCTCTAAAGTCTATGATTTTTgttgcacaaaaaaaaatggtaggGAAATTGAGGGATTCTCATGTCAGTATATGAGACAAACTCAAATAGCTACCCCTTACCCATCATTACTTGtcactgaaaataaaaatgaaacggaaaaggaaaaggaaaggaaggtgaaaaaaaaacttaggcaATCAAATTATGCAAAATGGTGGGATTTGGGAGGGAAAAATACCAAGGAAAAGATTATACACGCAGCTATTCAAATTGATGTGAATGAGATAGCGAGAAACCAGAGAATCAATGAGCCAAATAATCAAGTATTGAACACTAAGAATCAAACAATTGTTCTAGATTTTTAGACTTGCAAGTGGCATGAGAGCAGGACTTAAAGTTACAAGATCttctatcataaaaaaacaattaaggtcaCCCAGAAATAAGAAGCTTTTGGGGCATCATTTGCCATCTATCTCAACTATTCCCCCATATTCTATTCCTAACTTGACTTCTACAATCCATACGCCATTCCAAAATCCTTGGTTTGATGCCTTTTAATTTGACAAAAGCAACTTTTCATACTTCTAAAGCTAAACTAAAACTATTCCCTTGCAGaccaagtaaaaaaattcatgtgatTTCCAAAATCATTTACGTTATcatcaagaaattatttttgtgattatcagtattttcaaaaacaagcagagaaaaaaagaatataaatggaGCTTGGTGACAGGATTTCTAAAATTAGTCCTTTCTCAATGGAATGATTTAAGAAAAACTGGCTGGAACTCACAATCAAAACTTTTTTCACCTCACCTACAGATGAATATACCATTGATCCTCAGCATAGTTTTCGTATGGTGAAAACCACCTCTGTTGCACTATAAATATCCCCCTCATTTCCTTGATGGGCTCGTTTCTTGATGAACTTTTTTTCGCCCATTTATAGCAGCTCACTTAATTTTTTCACTATAACACAGTATTTCCAAACCATCCCCTACATCACAGATAAAAACTTAAGCCCTAACCAACATTGCCTGCTCATTGCACCCCACTCACCAAAGTATTTACTGACCAATAAttcggtaaaaaaaaattcacaaaattcACTAAGTCATGACTTACTAAACctcaaataaatagtaattttccCGGCAAAAAGCCATTTTTTCAGACTTTTCAAAATGAGGGCTACTTCCCACCAGCGACTATTCTTTTAGCTCGTGAAGAGAAGAGGGGAGAGCACAGGCTGTTACCACACCATCCCCAAGTCTTTTGCGCTGTGAAGCATGCAAGGAAAGTGAAGACTGTTTACCTTTCTTggataaataaaacaatggcAGCTATCTGTTAATTCATTTTCCTGTCTGTTTGGTGCCTGACTTTAATGAACTCATTCTTACCTTACAGAGAAAGAAGAGGTGGAGAAAACCCAAAAATGATAAAGATATGCGAATATGACACAAAAAGAGGATATAATATCACTTTATCAAATACGAAGTTAAATAATTGCTGCACAACAGACGCTGCCAAATCTCAATATGaaatttagaaggaaaaataaaaaaccagatAACTTGTACACGGTCAATTTAAACACACCATTGAAAACAATTAGCACTCTGACTTTTCCAAATAAACCATATTATCAGCAATTGAAATGGGCAAATTAAGCAACCGCAATAACTTACCTTATCATCCACAGTAACCTTAAGCTGCAAGCTCTTTGTCTTTCGCTTCATCTTGTACAATCTCCGGCCCAATATAACAAATCCCATCACAGCTGCAGCCACAGAGACTGACCAAACAGGACTAAACCTGAAAACACAATACCTCAACATCTCAAAAGGAACTTTTCCACAACACCACCTTCCTCTTCTCCACCTCATCACCAGGCTTCGTTTCTCCTACTGCAACAACACTCAAATTCACATCTTTGGACTCATTTTCACCTTCAGATTCACCCAAAATCTCGGACCCAACTTGATCCTTCCCGACATCACcagaaaacaaatcatcaccACCAGAATCAGACCAGAACTTAACCAGGTCCTTATCCTTACTTTGAGTCTCCCCATATCCTTCTAAACCCACGTGAACCTTCACGTTCTCTTCAAATCCCAGTTCACTTTTCCTTTCAAAGTTGCTAACTTTACGCTCAAGTGACTCAAGCTTCCCTTCTTTAGCCTCAATCTCCCCAATCTCTTCAAAACCCACATCAGTCCTTTCACTTTCCACCAAGCCCAATTCATTTTTCACGTCAAAGTCACCTAATTTGCGATCATCAGATCGATCACTACCAGAGTCAGGCCAGAACTCAACAGAGTTCCTCCTCTGGAACCGAGTTTCTGAGCCGGGATCGATCCAGCTCGGATTATCAGACTCAACAGAACCTTCGTCAGTAGCACTGAGAGTAGTTTTAACATACCTATTATCATTTTCGAGAGAGAAGTGATCTAACCTGAAACATACCTTCGGTATCAGCCACAATCTCTTCAAAACTCCTGGAAGAATCAGCCACTTGAGATGGGTGAGTTAACCAGGTCCGAGTCAGAGTTGGCTAGGAGCTCCCAGTCTTGAAAGTCAGTGACAGCAGCAGCATCTCCTTCCCATGGTGATGGTTGATTGATTATTTTGGACAGTTAAGACAAACCTACACAGTTTATAGCAAAGTGGAGAGAAATGGCCAAAGGACAGAGATTAGGTTAATAGATAGGTAACCCCCGCAACACTNNNNNNNNNNNNNNNNNNNNNNNNNNNNNNNNNNNNNNNNNNNNNNNNNNNNNNNNNNNNNNNNNNNNNNNNNNNNNNNNNNNNNNNNNNNNNNNNNNNNNNNNNNNNNNNNNNNNNNNNNNNNNNNNNNNNNNNNNNNNNNNNNNNNNNNNNNNNNNNNNNNNNNNNNNNNNNNNNNNNNNNNNNNNNNNNNNNNNNNNNNNNNNNNNNNNNNNNNNNNNNNNNNNNNNNNNNNNNNNNNNNNNNNNNNNNNNNNNNNNNNNNNNNNNNNNNNNNNNNNNNNNNNNNNNNNNNNNNNNNNNNNNNNNNNNNNNNNNNNNNNNNNNNNNNNNNNNNNNNNNNNNNNNNNNNNNNNNNNNNNNNNNNNNNNNNNNNNNNNNNNNNNNNNNNNNNNNNNNNNNNNNNNNNNNNNNNNNNNNNNNNNNNNNNNNNNNNNNNNNNNNNNNNNNNNNNNNNNNNNNNNNNNNNNNNNNNNNNNNNNNNNNNNNNNNNNNNNNNNNTTTTGCAAAACCTAGTATTGTAGACTCTAATAGGGGGCCCTATATTCGAATACCTCCAATGCACATTTCATAATTCATAAATACATATGGATATACGATTATGAATTATGATGTATATTGGATATAGATTAGTTATACCTGAGCTAATATATGGTCATCATTCCTGTAAAACACAAGTAGGATTTA
Protein-coding sequences here:
- the LOC118034471 gene encoding uncharacterized protein → MGGVSSSRNDSNKSDLSPSSSIPGNSQNHNPSTTSSNVPLPSSGFSVATETPEASDQSKKPTDANGDEGQEVEEEEEGECGFCVYMKGGGCKDAFVAWEDCVKEAEDSNEDIVEKCHEVTRSLTKCMEAHADYYEPILQAEKAAKEEAVNELKEKAAKKIRIKCG